A window of the Longimicrobium sp. genome harbors these coding sequences:
- a CDS encoding GIY-YIG nuclease family protein, translated as MSERASRSEIRRRYREEGTPMGVFAIRNTANGKVLVGSAKNLPGALNSHRFQLRLGSHRNRELQREWNELGEACFAFEVLDELEPSRGVGEDYADDLAALEALWLEKLRPYGDAGYHRAPPGA; from the coding sequence ATGAGCGAGCGGGCGAGCCGGAGCGAGATCCGGCGCCGGTACAGGGAGGAGGGCACGCCGATGGGTGTGTTCGCCATCCGCAACACGGCGAACGGGAAGGTGCTGGTGGGCTCGGCGAAGAACCTCCCGGGCGCGCTCAACAGCCACCGCTTCCAGCTGCGGCTGGGGAGCCACCGCAACCGCGAGCTGCAGCGCGAGTGGAACGAGCTGGGCGAGGCGTGCTTCGCCTTCGAGGTGCTGGACGAGCTGGAGCCGTCGAGGGGCGTGGGGGAGGACTACGCGGACGACCTGGCCGCGCTGGAGGCGCTCTGGCTGGAGAAGCTGCGGCCGTACGGAGACGCGGGGTACCACCGCGCGCCGCCCGGCGCGTGA
- a CDS encoding metalloregulator ArsR/SmtB family transcription factor yields the protein MTTQQITEHLLEFFKALADANRLRIVGLLAQRPHTVEELAANLGVGASTVSHHLSRLTKAGLTEARAEGYYSVYSLRLDELQGLSRRLLSREELKALARDVDLDSYDRKVLESFTDEQGRFRQFPVQEKKLLVLLRHAARAFEPGVRYPEKQLNEILSRFSDDTARLRRELVGYGFMEREGGGGDYWLAAGGETGER from the coding sequence ATGACGACCCAGCAGATCACCGAGCACCTGCTCGAGTTCTTCAAGGCGCTGGCGGACGCGAACCGGCTGCGGATCGTGGGCCTGCTGGCGCAGCGGCCGCACACCGTGGAGGAGCTGGCGGCAAACCTGGGGGTGGGCGCCTCGACCGTGTCGCACCACCTGTCGCGGCTCACGAAGGCAGGGCTCACCGAGGCGCGCGCGGAGGGCTACTACAGCGTCTACTCGCTGCGGCTGGACGAGCTGCAGGGGCTCTCGCGCCGGCTGCTGAGCCGCGAGGAGCTGAAGGCGCTGGCGCGTGACGTGGACCTGGACAGCTACGACCGCAAGGTGCTGGAGAGCTTCACCGACGAGCAGGGGCGCTTCCGGCAGTTCCCCGTGCAGGAGAAGAAGCTGCTGGTGCTGCTGCGCCACGCCGCCCGCGCGTTCGAGCCCGGCGTGCGCTACCCCGAGAAGCAGCTGAACGAGATCCTCTCGCGCTTCAGCGACGACACGGCCCGCCTGCGCCGCGAGCTGGTGGGCTACGGCTTCATGGAGCGCGAGGGCGGCGGCGGAGACTACTGGCTCGCCGCGGGCGGGGAAACGGGGGAACGATGA